In Hwangdonia lutea, a single window of DNA contains:
- a CDS encoding GNAT family N-acetyltransferase, whose translation MLHIVRTNSENKDFIGLVKQLDDYLTIVDGDEHAFYNQYNNIDVLKHVVMAYSDKTPVGCGAFKTFDTNSVEIKRMYTNPKYRGQGIASKILNALEIWSHELGFNSCVLETGIRQVEAVGFYKKNNYVSIPNFEPYKNVANSLCFKKILKT comes from the coding sequence ATGCTACACATAGTTAGGACGAATTCTGAAAATAAAGACTTCATCGGTTTAGTAAAACAACTAGATGATTACCTTACTATTGTTGATGGCGATGAGCATGCTTTTTATAACCAATACAACAACATTGATGTATTAAAACATGTTGTAATGGCCTATTCGGATAAAACCCCTGTGGGCTGCGGCGCATTTAAGACATTTGATACAAACAGTGTAGAAATCAAGCGCATGTACACAAACCCAAAATATCGGGGTCAAGGCATAGCTTCAAAAATTTTAAACGCATTAGAAATTTGGAGTCACGAATTGGGATTTAACTCCTGTGTTTTAGAAACCGGTATTCGTCAAGTGGAAGCCGTTGGGTTTTATAAAAAGAATAATTATGTTAGCATCCCAAATTTCGAACCATATAAAAATGTAGCAAACAGTTTATGCTTTAAGAAGATTCTAAAAACATAG
- a CDS encoding COX15/CtaA family protein has product MKKDNKNVIYWLITGCILIFIMVVVGGITRLTDSGLSISNYKLITGTIPPLNDTEWQEAFELYQQYPEYQKLHSHFTIDDFKSIYFWEWLHRVIGRLIGLVFIIPFLYFLATKQLTQKTIKKCLVLLFLGGFQGFLGWYMVKSGLVDRPDVSHYRLAAHLTTAFLTFAATLWVALDLIYPNKKPINTKFRNLIIGSYLILIIQIIYGAFVAGLKAGLLHNHWPLMNENEFMHHTVYILEPFYKNLIENPSGIQFIHRTLAYIVVICIVILWFKSRKLTLTNLQKKGINVLLILVGFQFLLGVFTIIYAVPLWLGVAHQMGAFFLLSAMTFTLHRFSK; this is encoded by the coding sequence ATGAAAAAAGACAATAAAAACGTTATTTACTGGCTAATTACGGGCTGTATCCTTATTTTTATAATGGTGGTAGTTGGTGGTATCACGCGGCTTACCGATTCAGGTTTATCCATATCAAATTACAAATTGATAACTGGTACCATTCCGCCATTAAACGATACCGAATGGCAAGAAGCCTTCGAGCTGTACCAACAATACCCGGAATACCAAAAATTGCATTCGCATTTCACCATTGATGATTTCAAAAGTATATATTTCTGGGAATGGTTGCACCGTGTTATAGGCAGGCTTATTGGTTTGGTGTTTATTATTCCGTTTTTATATTTTCTTGCCACCAAACAACTCACCCAAAAAACGATTAAAAAGTGTCTCGTTTTATTATTCCTGGGAGGCTTTCAAGGGTTTTTAGGCTGGTATATGGTAAAAAGCGGATTGGTTGATAGGCCCGATGTAAGCCATTACCGTTTGGCGGCACATTTAACCACCGCGTTCCTCACTTTTGCGGCCACACTTTGGGTGGCATTGGATTTGATTTACCCAAACAAGAAACCCATAAACACCAAGTTTAGAAATCTTATCATTGGCAGTTATTTAATTCTAATAATCCAAATAATTTATGGTGCTTTTGTTGCGGGCTTAAAAGCCGGTTTACTGCATAACCACTGGCCTTTAATGAATGAAAATGAGTTTATGCATCACACGGTTTATATTCTTGAACCCTTTTATAAAAACCTTATTGAAAACCCAAGTGGCATTCAATTCATTCACCGAACTTTAGCCTACATCGTTGTTATTTGCATTGTCATATTATGGTTTAAATCACGAAAATTGACGCTCACAAATCTGCAAAAAAAGGGTATAAATGTGCTGCTGATTTTGGTTGGTTTTCAATTTTTATTAGGTGTTTTCACCATAATTTATGCCGTTCCGTTATGGTTGGGTGTGGCACATCAAATGGGAGCATTCTTCTTATTAAGCGCCATGACGTTTACCTTGCACCGATTTAGTAAATAA
- a CDS encoding ABC transporter permease subunit, producing MLRLLSLELQKLLLNRTSKILIFVSFILPFFVILLSSLRINVFGFFTLELGELGVFNFPIIWHLTTFFASQFKFFFAIVVVSMIGNEYSNKTIKQNLIDGLSKKEFILSKFYTIVFFSLVSTILIGLISLCIGLYYSSYTEASIIFREVEFLLAYFVKLVGFFSLCLFLAMLVKRSAFALAFLFITFISEWLIFLLVMWQTSTETAWKVIEVLPIQSMWELINQPFQRIAMTKFPDKGELIYDYAVHGYEFAIVIGWTALFIFLSYRLLKKRDL from the coding sequence ATGTTACGTCTTTTAAGCTTAGAACTACAAAAACTACTACTAAACAGAACCAGTAAAATACTCATATTCGTATCGTTTATCCTGCCTTTCTTTGTTATATTATTATCCTCGTTAAGGATTAATGTATTCGGTTTTTTTACATTGGAACTCGGGGAATTAGGTGTTTTCAACTTCCCCATAATATGGCACTTAACCACCTTTTTCGCATCGCAATTCAAGTTCTTTTTTGCTATTGTTGTGGTAAGTATGATTGGTAACGAGTACAGCAACAAAACCATTAAACAAAACTTAATTGATGGGTTGAGTAAAAAGGAATTCATCTTATCTAAATTCTACACCATCGTTTTCTTTTCGTTGGTTTCAACAATACTTATTGGGTTAATTTCATTATGTATTGGTTTATACTATTCAAGTTATACTGAAGCCTCAATTATTTTTAGAGAAGTCGAATTTTTACTTGCTTATTTTGTAAAATTAGTTGGCTTCTTTAGCTTATGTTTATTTCTTGCTATGTTAGTAAAAAGGTCCGCATTTGCTTTAGCTTTTTTGTTTATAACTTTTATTTCTGAATGGTTAATATTTTTACTTGTAATGTGGCAAACTTCCACTGAAACAGCTTGGAAAGTTATAGAAGTCTTACCTATTCAATCCATGTGGGAGCTTATTAACCAACCGTTCCAACGTATAGCCATGACTAAGTTTCCAGACAAAGGAGAATTAATATATGACTATGCCGTCCACGGGTACGAATTTGCCATAGTAATTGGTTGGACTGCTCTATTTATCTTTTTATCGTACAGATTATTAAAAAAGCGAGATTTATGA
- a CDS encoding ABC transporter ATP-binding protein, translating into MEPILTINNLTKKFGYLTAVKDLSFTINKGNVYGILGPNGSGKSTTLGIVLNVVNKTHGDFKWFDGQTTTHDALKKVGAIIERPNFYPYMTATQNLKLVCKIKGVDYNKIEEKLEVVGLRERKDSKFKTYSLGMKQRLAIASALLNDPEILILDEPTNGLDPQGIHQIREIIKQIAAKGTTILLASHLLDEVEKVCSHVVVLRKGVKLYSGRVDEMISSHGFFELKCNKQEDLVKLLENNPSFKSIKEKDGLVTAFLNEPMLSEDFNKYLFENGIILTHLVQRKESLEEQFLQLTDNN; encoded by the coding sequence TTGGAACCAATACTTACAATTAATAATCTTACCAAAAAATTTGGGTATTTAACCGCTGTAAAAGACTTGTCGTTTACCATTAACAAAGGTAATGTTTACGGCATTTTAGGACCAAACGGAAGCGGAAAATCCACAACCTTAGGCATTGTTTTAAATGTTGTTAATAAAACGCATGGCGATTTTAAATGGTTCGACGGCCAAACAACCACGCACGATGCGCTAAAAAAAGTTGGTGCTATAATTGAACGACCAAACTTTTACCCGTATATGACGGCGACGCAGAATTTAAAACTGGTTTGCAAAATTAAGGGCGTAGATTACAATAAAATAGAAGAGAAGCTTGAAGTTGTAGGTTTGCGAGAACGCAAAGACAGCAAGTTTAAAACCTATTCTTTAGGGATGAAACAGCGTTTAGCCATTGCCTCGGCACTTTTGAACGACCCTGAAATATTGATTTTAGACGAACCCACAAACGGATTGGATCCACAGGGTATACATCAAATACGGGAAATTATAAAGCAAATTGCAGCCAAAGGCACTACCATTTTATTGGCATCGCACTTATTGGATGAAGTTGAAAAAGTCTGTTCGCACGTGGTGGTATTGCGCAAGGGCGTAAAGTTATATTCGGGGCGTGTTGACGAGATGATTTCCAGTCACGGTTTTTTTGAATTGAAATGCAACAAGCAAGAGGATTTAGTGAAACTTTTGGAAAACAATCCGTCGTTCAAATCGATTAAGGAAAAAGATGGCTTGGTAACCGCTTTTTTAAACGAACCCATGCTTTCTGAAGATTTTAACAAATATCTTTTCGAAAACGGCATTATTCTCACCCATTTAGTACAGCGTAAAGAAAGTTTGGAAGAGCAATTTTTACAATTAACAGACAACAACTAA
- a CDS encoding T9SS type B sorting domain-containing protein, giving the protein MKKIAIFLISCLIGLNGFAQSEAANWYFGFGGGIKFNQINNTVTSVSDGQLFTNEGCASISDSSGNLLFYTDGTRVWNKNHATMSNGLGLYGDSSSTQSAIIVPKPDDENIYYIFTVDNGLDGNDYGLNYSEVNMTLDGGLGAVTSKNTNLLQRCSEKITAVLKDCITKSIWVLTLASENGDADIFNTYHAFEVNNFGVNTTSVKSTFNLMVSDARGYLKLSPDGEKVACANVRDGLYLYDFDAATGVVSNQLQLNLPSVNYASYGVEFSPNSQLLYVHSYNNFFDFETPANNNIPSNHTSSLLQYNLLASNISSSSFVIDDRELYRGGLQLGPNGKIYRALSATYNDGLPYLGVINNPNGIGFNANYSHNAISVSPNNSSQGLPPFIASFFNEKIDIIKNGENSTNLSLCVNDTYTLAADQITGATYSWTRDGNPLAESDYDLLVTQNGHYEVYIDPNNGDCAIEGEAFVIFNPNPEAYNHTLLQCDEDGTADGRTQFNLNQANAVLTNNVAGLSTRFYTDAARTNEVNSNAFTNTANPQTIYVNVVNDATGCFSASELTLNVSVTDSGDTQLIACDNDGIEDGFFNFNLSDADSAIVSGLPTGLTIAYYETYDDALLETNNLGTTFTNTNPYTQTIYARVENANNCYGISEVALTVNELPNIETEALAYYCLNFFPDTITLDAAVINDAPSNYSYSWSTGESSYQIDVNQAGTYNVTVTNANGCTKQRTITVEPSNIATFENIEVVDATQNNSITVLVSGEGVYEYRLLDQNNVVYAPYQESNVFENVSPGIYTLSVRDIKNNCGTVQELVSVIGFPKFFTPNNDGDNDTWQVQGISGMFQPNTNILIFNRFGKLIKQLNPLGEGWDGRFNGQKLPADDYWFAVTLQDGRVLKNHFTLKH; this is encoded by the coding sequence ATGAAAAAAATTGCCATATTCTTAATAAGCTGTTTAATCGGTTTAAACGGTTTTGCCCAAAGTGAAGCTGCCAATTGGTATTTTGGCTTTGGCGGTGGCATAAAATTCAACCAAATTAATAATACGGTTACCTCGGTAAGCGACGGACAATTGTTTACAAACGAAGGTTGCGCATCCATTTCGGACAGTTCTGGAAATTTATTGTTTTATACAGATGGCACCCGAGTTTGGAATAAAAACCATGCCACCATGTCAAACGGTTTGGGGTTGTATGGCGACTCGTCCAGCACACAATCTGCCATAATTGTACCCAAACCAGACGATGAGAATATTTACTACATTTTCACGGTTGATAATGGTCTAGACGGAAACGATTACGGTTTAAACTATTCTGAAGTTAACATGACTTTAGATGGTGGCTTAGGTGCAGTTACCTCAAAAAACACAAATTTACTTCAGCGTTGTTCTGAAAAAATTACAGCCGTTTTAAAAGATTGTATTACCAAGTCCATTTGGGTACTTACCCTAGCATCAGAAAATGGCGATGCCGATATTTTCAACACTTATCACGCTTTCGAAGTCAATAATTTTGGCGTTAACACAACATCGGTTAAGTCAACATTTAATCTTATGGTTTCAGATGCGCGAGGCTATTTAAAGCTATCGCCCGATGGCGAAAAAGTGGCATGTGCCAATGTTAGAGATGGTCTGTATTTATATGATTTTGATGCCGCCACAGGTGTTGTAAGTAATCAGTTGCAACTTAATTTACCATCTGTTAATTATGCGAGTTATGGTGTAGAGTTTTCACCAAACAGTCAATTGCTTTATGTGCATTCGTATAACAATTTTTTCGATTTTGAAACGCCTGCCAATAATAATATCCCATCAAATCATACATCATCGCTACTCCAATACAATCTTTTAGCATCAAATATTTCTTCATCTTCATTTGTTATCGATGATCGAGAATTATATAGAGGTGGTTTACAGCTTGGACCAAACGGTAAAATTTACAGAGCATTAAGCGCCACTTATAATGATGGCTTACCCTATCTCGGTGTCATCAATAACCCCAACGGCATTGGGTTTAATGCAAACTATAGCCACAACGCCATTAGTGTTTCACCAAATAATTCGTCACAAGGATTACCTCCTTTTATAGCTTCTTTTTTTAACGAAAAAATAGACATTATTAAAAACGGTGAAAACTCTACAAATCTGTCGCTTTGCGTCAATGATACATACACTTTAGCGGCCGACCAAATAACGGGTGCCACCTATAGTTGGACACGTGATGGAAATCCTTTAGCTGAAAGTGATTATGATTTATTAGTTACTCAAAACGGGCATTACGAAGTTTATATCGACCCTAATAACGGTGATTGCGCTATTGAGGGTGAAGCCTTTGTGATTTTTAATCCAAACCCCGAAGCCTACAACCACACCCTGTTGCAGTGCGATGAAGATGGTACGGCCGATGGACGCACGCAGTTCAACCTCAACCAAGCCAACGCTGTTTTAACCAATAACGTCGCGGGCCTTTCAACCAGGTTCTATACCGATGCGGCCAGAACCAACGAGGTTAACAGCAATGCCTTTACCAACACAGCCAATCCGCAAACCATTTACGTAAACGTCGTTAACGATGCCACGGGGTGCTTTTCGGCATCGGAACTGACCCTGAACGTGAGCGTCACCGATTCCGGAGACACCCAACTTATTGCCTGCGATAACGACGGTATCGAGGATGGGTTTTTCAACTTTAATTTAAGCGATGCCGATAGTGCCATTGTAAGCGGGCTTCCAACCGGTTTAACCATTGCCTACTACGAAACTTACGATGATGCCTTACTTGAAACAAATAATTTGGGAACCACGTTTACAAACACAAATCCGTACACCCAAACTATTTACGCACGGGTTGAAAATGCCAACAACTGCTACGGCATCAGCGAAGTGGCCTTGACCGTAAACGAATTGCCAAATATTGAAACCGAGGCTCTGGCATATTACTGCCTTAACTTTTTTCCTGACACCATCACCTTGGATGCCGCCGTTATAAACGATGCGCCTTCAAACTATAGCTACAGTTGGTCTACCGGTGAAAGCAGCTATCAAATCGACGTAAACCAAGCGGGCACTTACAACGTTACCGTTACCAATGCCAATGGCTGCACCAAACAACGCACCATTACCGTAGAACCTTCAAACATTGCCACCTTTGAGAACATTGAAGTGGTCGATGCCACCCAAAACAACAGCATTACCGTTTTGGTTTCCGGCGAAGGCGTTTATGAGTACCGCTTGCTGGACCAGAACAATGTGGTTTACGCACCCTATCAGGAAAGCAATGTGTTCGAAAACGTTTCCCCGGGCATTTACACCCTTAGCGTTCGCGACATAAAAAACAACTGTGGTACCGTACAAGAGCTGGTTTCTGTTATTGGGTTCCCTAAATTTTTCACGCCCAATAACGATGGCGATAACGATACCTGGCAGGTCCAAGGGATTTCGGGCATGTTCCAGCCCAATACCAACATCCTTATTTTTAACAGGTTTGGAAAACTAATAAAACAGCTGAACCCGTTGGGCGAAGGTTGGGACGGACGCTTTAATGGCCAAAAACTGCCTGCGGACGATTATTGGTTTGCGGTGACCCTGCAAGATGGAAGGGTATTAAAGAATCACTTTACTTTAAAACACTAA
- a CDS encoding T9SS type B sorting domain-containing protein, whose protein sequence is MKLAPKLFIFFIFLAHNNIAFGQQPTDCIDAVIACGNSNINLNVSGVGTQELSGSNTCSSQENNSVWLKVTLVTSGTLGFTLTPNSTAITEDYDFFVFGPNATCGNIGQAIRCSTTNPSAANQGNNLTGMNSTSTDTAEGPGANGDSFVKWLDVLAGETYFIVIDRPIGNSPFSLQWTGTAQFSDPPSDQSKTSGTPLNLESCDVVAPFDDGFTTFNLTDNTSLITGTQSDITITFHENISDANIGINELSSPYTNINNPQTIHARITNNTTGCFELTSFQLDVNLGPNYAPPADYELCDDAMDGNNTNGRVNFDLSSRNSEILNGQNPADFNITYHTSQFDAENRANPLSNPYYNATQFNEQVFVRIEDALNTDCKSVTPLNLVVYLNPEAYNHTLLQCDEDGTADGRTLFNLNQANAILTNNVAGLSTRFYTDAARTNEVNGNAFTNTANPQTIYVSVVNDATGCFSPSELTLNVSVTDSGDTQLIACDDDGTEDGFFNFNLSDADNAIVSGLPTGLTIAYYETYNDALLETNNLGTTFTNTNPYTQTIYARVENANNCYGISEVALTVNELPNIETEAMAYYCLNFFPDTITLDAAVINDAPSNYSYSWSTGESSYQIDVNQAGTYNVTVSNANGCTKQRTITVEPSNIATFENIEVVDATQNNSISVLVSGEGVYEYRLLDQNNVVYAPYQESNLFENVSPGIYTLSVRDIKNNCGTVQNVVSVIGFPKFFTPNNDGDNDTWQVQGISGMFQPNTNILIFNRFGKLIKQLNPLGEGWDGRFNGQKLPADDYWFAVTLQDGRIFKNHFTLKY, encoded by the coding sequence TTGAAATTAGCCCCAAAATTATTCATCTTTTTCATTTTTCTAGCGCATAATAATATAGCATTTGGGCAACAGCCAACGGATTGTATTGATGCCGTTATTGCTTGCGGAAACTCAAATATCAACCTTAATGTTAGTGGCGTTGGCACACAAGAATTAAGCGGTTCTAACACCTGTTCCAGTCAAGAAAACAACAGTGTTTGGTTAAAAGTTACTTTAGTAACAAGCGGCACTTTAGGCTTCACATTAACTCCTAACAGCACCGCAATAACCGAAGATTATGATTTTTTTGTATTTGGGCCAAATGCAACTTGTGGTAATATTGGGCAAGCCATTCGGTGCTCGACAACCAACCCTTCAGCTGCCAATCAAGGTAACAATTTAACCGGTATGAATAGCACATCAACTGATACTGCAGAAGGCCCTGGTGCTAATGGCGACAGCTTTGTAAAATGGTTGGATGTGCTAGCTGGAGAAACTTATTTTATTGTAATCGATAGACCCATCGGCAACAGCCCTTTTAGTTTACAGTGGACGGGAACGGCACAGTTTTCCGACCCGCCTTCAGATCAGTCTAAAACAAGTGGTACCCCTTTAAATTTAGAAAGTTGCGATGTCGTGGCGCCATTTGATGATGGGTTTACAACATTCAACTTAACCGACAATACTAGTTTAATAACAGGAACACAAAGCGACATTACCATTACGTTTCACGAAAACATAAGTGATGCTAATATTGGGATTAATGAATTAAGTAGCCCGTACACCAACATTAACAATCCGCAAACCATTCATGCCAGAATCACCAACAACACGACAGGATGTTTTGAATTGACGAGCTTTCAATTAGATGTAAATTTAGGTCCAAACTATGCACCGCCAGCGGATTACGAACTTTGTGATGATGCCATGGACGGAAACAACACCAATGGTCGCGTAAATTTTGATTTATCTTCCAGAAATTCTGAAATATTAAATGGTCAAAATCCAGCAGATTTTAATATTACCTATCATACGTCACAGTTTGATGCCGAAAATCGGGCAAATCCTTTGTCGAATCCCTACTACAATGCAACACAATTTAACGAACAGGTTTTTGTGAGAATTGAGGATGCGCTAAATACAGACTGTAAAAGTGTAACGCCTTTAAATTTAGTGGTGTATTTAAACCCCGAAGCCTACAACCACACCCTGTTGCAGTGCGATGAAGATGGTACGGCCGATGGACGCACGCTGTTCAACCTCAACCAAGCCAACGCTATTTTAACCAATAACGTCGCGGGCCTTTCAACCAGGTTCTATACCGATGCGGCCAGAACCAACGAGGTTAACGGCAATGCATTTACCAACACAGCCAATCCGCAAACCATTTACGTAAGCGTTGTTAACGATGCCACGGGCTGCTTTTCGCCATCGGAACTGACCCTGAACGTGAGCGTCACCGATTCCGGCGATACCCAACTTATTGCCTGCGATGACGACGGTACCGAAGACGGGTTTTTCAACTTTAATCTAAGCGATGCCGATAATGCCATTGTAAGCGGGCTTCCAACCGGTTTAACCATTGCCTACTACGAAACTTACAATGATGCCTTACTCGAAACAAATAATTTGGGAACCACGTTTACAAACACAAATCCGTACACCCAAACTATTTATGCACGGGTTGAAAATGCCAACAACTGCTACGGCATCAGCGAAGTGGCCCTGACCGTAAACGAATTACCAAATATTGAAACCGAAGCTATGGCTTATTACTGCCTTAACTTTTTTCCGGACACCATCACCTTGGATGCCGCCGTTATAAACGATGCGCCTTCAAACTATAGCTACAGTTGGTCTACCGGTGAAAGCAGCTATCAAATCGACGTAAACCAAGCGGGCACTTACAACGTTACCGTTTCCAATGCCAATGGCTGCACCAAACAACGCACCATTACCGTAGAGCCTTCAAACATTGCCACCTTTGAGAACATTGAAGTGGTCGATGCCACCCAAAACAACAGCATTAGCGTTTTGGTTTCCGGCGAAGGGGTTTACGAGTACCGCTTGCTGGACCAGAACAATGTGGTTTACGCACCCTATCAGGAAAGCAACCTGTTCGAAAACGTTTCCCCGGGCATTTACACCCTTAGCGTTCGCGACATAAAAAACAACTGTGGTACCGTACAAAACGTGGTTTCGGTTATTGGGTTCCCCAAATTTTTCACGCCCAATAACGATGGCGATAACGATACCTGGCAGGTCCAAGGGATTTCGGGCATGTTCCAGCCCAATACCAACATCCTTATTTTCAATAGGTTTGGAAAACTAATAAAACAGCTGAACCCGTTGGGCGAAGGTTGGGACGGACGCTTTAATGGCCAAAAACTGCCCGCAGACGATTATTGGTTTGCGGTGACCCTGCAAGATGGGAGAATTTTTAAAAATCATTTTACACTAAAATATTAA
- a CDS encoding IS1096 element passenger TnpR family protein: protein MIYRFRVILDNDTEEDVFRDLEIRETDTLEDLHNIITQSFGFDGSEMASFYLSNDQWDQGEEISLFDLSDDNSARLMNETALDTVVHEAQTKLIYVYDFLSMWTFYVELAEIVEEEEGFDYPNLMFVQGQVPENAPEKLFEADDDDAFNEFEDELDIDDYDNLDFDENWN, encoded by the coding sequence ATGATTTACAGATTTAGAGTAATACTTGATAATGATACCGAAGAGGATGTTTTTCGCGATTTAGAAATCCGGGAAACCGATACGCTTGAAGATTTGCACAACATCATCACGCAATCCTTTGGGTTTGATGGTTCTGAAATGGCATCGTTCTATTTAAGTAACGACCAATGGGATCAAGGTGAAGAAATCTCGTTGTTCGATTTAAGCGACGATAATTCTGCACGTTTAATGAACGAAACGGCTTTGGATACCGTAGTGCACGAAGCACAAACCAAACTCATTTACGTTTACGATTTTTTAAGCATGTGGACGTTTTATGTGGAACTCGCCGAAATTGTTGAGGAAGAGGAAGGTTTTGATTACCCCAACCTTATGTTTGTACAAGGCCAAGTACCTGAAAACGCGCCAGAAAAATTATTTGAAGCCGACGACGATGATGCCTTTAATGAATTTGAAGACGAGTTGGACATTGACGACTACGATAATTTGGATTTTGATGAAAACTGGAACTAA